Proteins encoded within one genomic window of Pseudalkalibacillus sp. SCS-8:
- the sigE gene encoding RNA polymerase sporulation sigma factor SigE produces the protein MTKLKLRLTLIWYKLLIKLGVKTEEIYYIGGNEALPSPLSKDEEALLLKKLPKGDKAARAVLIERNLRLVVYIARKFENTGINIEDLISIGTIGLIKAVNTFNPEKKIKLATYASRCIENEILMYLRRNNKTRSEVSFDEPLNVDWDGNELLLSDVLGTEEDIITRDIEASVDRKLLVKALYSLSPREKQIMELRFGLAGGEEKTQKDVADLLGISQSYISRLEKRIIKRLQKEFNKMM, from the coding sequence ATGACGAAGCTAAAACTTCGATTGACATTAATATGGTATAAGCTTTTGATCAAACTGGGTGTGAAGACAGAAGAGATCTATTACATAGGCGGAAACGAGGCTCTGCCTTCCCCCTTATCAAAAGACGAGGAAGCCTTGCTTCTGAAGAAATTGCCTAAAGGGGATAAAGCAGCCAGAGCGGTCTTGATTGAGCGGAATTTAAGGCTTGTCGTTTATATCGCACGTAAATTCGAAAATACGGGGATCAACATTGAGGACCTCATCAGTATCGGTACAATCGGACTGATTAAAGCGGTGAATACATTTAATCCAGAAAAGAAAATTAAGCTTGCAACCTATGCTTCACGCTGTATCGAGAATGAAATCCTGATGTATCTGAGACGCAATAATAAGACCCGTTCTGAGGTATCCTTCGACGAGCCTTTGAATGTGGATTGGGACGGGAATGAGCTTTTATTGTCAGATGTACTAGGTACTGAAGAAGATATCATTACGAGAGACATCGAAGCGAGTGTCGATCGGAAATTGCTCGTCAAAGCCCTTTATTCCTTATCACCAAGGGAAAAGCAAATCATGGAACTGAGATTCGGTCTTGCTGGTGGAGAGGAGAAAACCCAAAAGGATGTTGCAGATTTATTAGGGATTTCCCAATCTTATATTTCAAGGCTTGAAAAGCGGATCATTAAACGATTGCAGAAAGAATTCAACAAGATGATGTAA
- the sigG gene encoding RNA polymerase sporulation sigma factor SigG has protein sequence MTRNKVEICGVDTSKLPVLKNTEMRILFKEMQNGDLSAREKLVNGNLRLVLSVIQRFNNRGEYVDDLFQVGCIGLMKSIDNFDLGQNVKFSTYAVPMIIGEIRRYLRDNNPIRVSRSLRDIAYKALQVRDKIVSKESREPNPTEIARELDVTKEEVVFALDAIQDPVSLFEPIYNDGGEPIYVMDQISDDKQKDYQWIEEIALREAMTRLNQREKMILTMRFFQGKTQMEVAEEIGISQAQVSRLEKAAINQMNKSIQSS, from the coding sequence ATGACACGAAATAAAGTTGAAATTTGTGGTGTGGATACATCTAAGCTTCCAGTTTTGAAGAACACAGAAATGCGGATTTTGTTCAAAGAAATGCAAAATGGTGATTTGTCAGCAAGAGAAAAATTAGTCAATGGAAACTTAAGATTAGTATTGAGTGTCATCCAACGATTCAATAATCGTGGAGAATATGTCGATGACCTGTTCCAAGTCGGATGTATCGGACTTATGAAATCGATTGACAACTTCGATCTAGGTCAGAACGTCAAATTTTCCACTTATGCAGTCCCGATGATCATCGGAGAAATCAGACGCTATTTAAGGGATAATAATCCGATCCGAGTGTCACGCTCATTAAGGGATATCGCTTACAAAGCGCTGCAAGTACGCGATAAGATTGTCAGTAAGGAGTCCAGAGAGCCGAACCCGACTGAAATTGCTCGCGAATTGGATGTGACGAAAGAAGAGGTCGTTTTCGCACTGGATGCGATCCAGGACCCCGTCTCTTTGTTTGAACCGATTTACAATGATGGGGGAGAGCCGATCTACGTCATGGATCAGATCAGCGATGATAAACAGAAGGATTATCAATGGATTGAAGAAATCGCATTACGAGAAGCGATGACACGACTAAACCAACGGGAGAAGATGATTCTTACTATGCGGTTTTTCCAGGGGAAAACCCAGATGGAAGTTGCAGAAGAGATCGGTATTTCTCAAGCACAAGTATCACGATTGGAAAAAGCGGCAATCAATCAAATGAACAAGAGCATTCAAAGCAGTTAA
- a CDS encoding YlmC/YmxH family sporulation protein — protein sequence MIKISEFQVKDVVNVSNGRKLGHIADLEINLGSGKIEAIVIPGAGRMMGFMRKENDIIIPWRDIVKIGKDVILVRFEDQAENQLSPQGFHNSTKN from the coding sequence GTGATAAAAATATCCGAATTTCAGGTAAAAGATGTTGTCAATGTTTCCAATGGTAGAAAATTGGGCCATATCGCGGACCTTGAGATCAATCTTGGATCAGGAAAAATTGAAGCGATCGTCATTCCAGGAGCCGGCCGTATGATGGGATTCATGCGAAAGGAAAATGATATTATCATCCCCTGGAGAGATATCGTGAAAATCGGCAAAGACGTAATCTTGGTCAGATTTGAAGATCAAGCGGAAAACCAACTGTCACCTCAAGGGTTCCATAATTCTACGAAAAATTAA
- the pgeF gene encoding peptidoglycan editing factor PgeF, which yields MAEPFQLKHETFFDIQMKSDVAHNPVVAGFSTRHGGFSDKPFQSLNLGLHVNDNPNDVVRNRIKLAEALGTTLDQWVFAEQVHGKEIQKVSAGDRGKGSTIMKTGMIGKDGLYTKDRDTVLALAFADCVPVFFSAPGHSIVGIVHAGWKGSVLGIARDMVELWKQDEGIPVEDIKVWIGPSIQQCCYEVDERVISNVDKVADSRYSPYTRKDSEDKFMLSLQRLNQQLILQTGIPEKNIQVSDHCTSCEVSTFFSHRKEKGQTGRMLGFIKLL from the coding sequence ATGGCTGAACCGTTCCAATTAAAACATGAAACATTCTTTGATATTCAAATGAAATCAGATGTTGCACATAACCCAGTTGTAGCTGGATTTTCAACAAGGCATGGAGGATTCAGTGACAAGCCATTTCAATCCTTGAATCTTGGACTGCATGTGAACGACAATCCCAATGATGTGGTTCGGAATCGCATCAAACTTGCTGAGGCGCTAGGTACGACCCTTGACCAATGGGTCTTCGCCGAACAAGTTCATGGAAAGGAAATCCAAAAAGTCAGTGCTGGTGATCGTGGCAAGGGTTCAACCATAATGAAAACGGGAATGATAGGGAAAGATGGTTTGTACACGAAAGATCGCGACACAGTACTTGCACTCGCTTTCGCAGATTGTGTACCGGTCTTCTTCTCAGCTCCTGGTCATTCCATTGTAGGTATTGTACATGCTGGATGGAAAGGCTCTGTTCTCGGCATTGCACGAGATATGGTCGAGCTTTGGAAACAGGATGAAGGTATTCCAGTTGAGGATATCAAGGTATGGATCGGCCCATCCATCCAACAATGTTGTTATGAAGTTGATGAACGTGTCATCTCCAATGTGGACAAGGTGGCTGATTCTCGATATAGCCCATATACTCGGAAGGATTCTGAAGACAAATTCATGTTGAGTTTACAGCGGCTGAATCAGCAATTGATTCTTCAAACAGGGATTCCTGAGAAGAACATCCAAGTCTCAGATCATTGTACAAGCTGTGAAGTCTCGACCTTCTTTTCACATAGGAAGGAAAAAGGTCAAACAGGCAGGATGCTTGGTTTCATCAAGTTGTTATAG
- a CDS encoding YggS family pyridoxal phosphate-dependent enzyme: MSIQNNLQMIKQQIEDACQHSGRNADEVSIIAVTKYVSVDTAQEAVSAGVTHLGENRDDGFLHKYEQIDGNVAWHFIGTLQSRKVKSIIDKVDYIHSLDRMSLAKEIQKRAEKKIKCFVQVNVSGEDSKHGINPDQLPDFIRKLSDYDSIEVVGLMTMAPFIEDEERLRSYFREMRRLQMEVQAMKLSHAPCQELSMGMSNDYAIAVEEGATFVRIGTSLVGKEF, from the coding sequence TTGAGTATTCAAAATAACTTGCAGATGATAAAGCAGCAGATTGAGGATGCATGTCAACATTCCGGAAGAAATGCAGATGAAGTATCCATCATTGCTGTGACAAAGTACGTAAGCGTTGATACAGCTCAAGAAGCTGTTTCCGCAGGTGTGACCCACTTAGGTGAAAATCGGGATGATGGATTCTTACATAAATATGAACAAATTGACGGCAACGTCGCATGGCATTTCATAGGCACGTTGCAATCACGGAAAGTCAAGTCGATCATCGACAAGGTCGACTATATCCATTCATTGGACAGGATGTCTCTGGCAAAAGAAATACAAAAAAGGGCAGAGAAGAAAATCAAATGCTTCGTGCAAGTCAACGTTTCAGGGGAGGATTCCAAGCATGGCATAAACCCTGATCAATTGCCCGATTTCATCCGAAAGTTGTCCGATTATGATTCAATCGAGGTTGTCGGTCTGATGACGATGGCGCCTTTCATTGAGGATGAAGAAAGGCTCCGTTCATACTTCCGAGAAATGAGACGACTACAAATGGAGGTCCAGGCGATGAAGCTTTCCCATGCCCCTTGCCAAGAGCTCTCCATGGGAATGTCGAATGATTATGCCATTGCTGTAGAGGAAGGGGCAACATTTGTCCGAATCGGTACTTCACTTGTTGGAAAAGAATTTTAA